In Nostoc edaphicum CCNP1411, the sequence GGGACAACCGAAGTATCAAAAGTATTTTGATCCCTTGGTTCCTGGTTTCCACTACGTAAATTACAACGATATTAACGCTGTGGAAGTGGCAATTAGCGAGTTGGATGAAGGCGATTATCGAGTAGCAGCGATCCTGATTGAGCCATTGCAGGGAGAAGGCGGTGTGCGTCCAGGAGATGTTGCCTATTTCAAAAAGCTCCGGCAGATTTGTGACGAAACTGGCATTTTATTGATTTTCGATGAAGTGCAAGTTGGTATGGGGCGCAGCGGCAAATTATGGGCTTACGAACATCTCGGCGTTGAACCGGATATTTTCACCAGTGCTAAAGGCTTAGGTGGCGGTATCCCCATCGGCGCAATGATGAGCAAGAAATTCTGCGATGTTTTTCAACCAGGGGAACACGCCAGCACCTTTGGCGGAAATCCTTTTGTGTGTGGTGTAGCACTCAGTGTTTGCCAGACATTGGAACGGGAAAATATTTTGCAGAATGTGCAAGACAGAGGTGAACAATTGCGATCTGGATTGAGAGCGATCGCAACCAAATATCCTCAACACATTAGCGAAGTTCGGGGTTGGGGTTTAATCAACGGTTTGGAGTTGCGAGCCGATATTCAACTAACCGCAGGAGATATCGTCAATGCTGCCATCAAGGAGGGCGTATTACTAGTACCTGCCGGGCCAAAAGTTGTCCGGTTTGTACCACCGCTAATTGTCACAGAAGCGGAAGTAAACACTGCCTTAGAAGCTGTGGAAAAGGCGATCGCTACTCTCACCTAGAATATTGTTTTGTTTGTTTTGTGTAGAGACGTTGCAATGCAACGTCTCTTCTTTATTCTGGGGAAATTTCCCGATAAGCTTGCCGACACTGCTCATAATTGTCTGGCAAAATCTCGGCATTACCAAAACATAATTGCTCGTGAGTAGTAATTAAAGTTTCATAAGGCTGTATGGGAGTCACAGACGATCGCAGCAATTGCAGATATTCTCCATCTGTGCGACTGAGTTTCTGGGGTGCGATCGCATTTTGATCTAACTGCTGCAACATCGCTAAATAGACACAACGGCAAGCCTCACGGTAGTTACCTTGACGGTAAAATTGTTGCGATCGCTCCAACAAAAGGGCTATCGATGACTCATTAGAGCGGGTTTTTACGCGAAAATCAGTGAGATTGCCAGTTCTATTCAGCCACGAATATACATAAGGACTGAATTCTCGCCATAATCGCCAGCCCACCCAAGCTACAAATAAGCCTAGTACCAACCAAAACAGGAATTTCAGCAACTCACCAAGCCAAGGGCTAATCGACCATCCAGTAGGTAATTCTGGCAAAGCCTGTCCAAAGCGGTAAAACTGGTATTCCCACCATTCACCCGCTTGTTGTTGGAATTGAGACAACTGCCAACTCCAGCTAGTTTTTTCAAAAGTATCTGTAGGCATAGAGGGGAGTAGTAGGAAGTGGGGAGGCAGGGGAAGTAGGGGAGGCAGGGGAGGCAGGGGAAGTAGGGGAAGCGGGGGAAGTAGGGAGTAGAATTTTCCCCTCCGCCCCCCGCACCCTGCCCCTCTGCCTCTTTTCAATGCCCCATGCCCAATGCCCAATGCCCAATGACTAATGACTAATGACTAATGACCCTTGACTTTTTTATCATTATCCAGCCAATAACAACAAGTAACGCACCTAATGCAAGAAATCCCAGATCCCAAGCTAACTCATTTGGCCCTGATTTCACATGATGGATACCGAGGATTTGGTGGTCAATTAAACCTTCAACCAAATCGAACAACCCAGTACCAATAAGTATTGACCCAATAAAGGTCTGTGATGACCAAGGAACATCATCACGCCCTCCTGCACGCCATAGCAACACAACTCCTACCACGGTGAATACCCAATTAAAGGTATGAAATAACCCATCCCATACCATGTTCAAGTCTATATTCGCCATGTTAGTCAGAGGTCGAATGTGACTAAGCATGTGATGCCACTGGAGGATCTGATGTAGTAAAATTCCGTCAATAAACCCTCCAATACCTACACCAAGAAAAATTCCAGCAGTAATTAGTGGTGCGCGTCGGTTGAGGTTTTCACTTTTTGCCTCCATTGTCAACCTCATAGATAGGCTTTTTTACCAAAATACAACTCTTTTGAGAGAAATATCTTCTATCTTGAGGCAAGTAGGAGCAGTGAACTTTATTTATTGAACCTCACACGACTTGAAGTCGCGTGATTCCTGCTTCAACAATCTCTGCCTGAATTGCTCCAGGACTGACGAGTTCTCCACAGGCGCTTTTTATAACCTCCGGCGTACCGACGGCGGTTAATAATCTCAAACCTTCGCTTAATATATTCAGTGCTGCGTTTTTATCCCTCAAATTATAGCTATTGCAACTAGGGCAAGACCATTCACGCAAGTTTAAATTATTGACTAGTGGATTAATAAAACCACAACAGTTGCAAGTTTGAGAGGAGGGATAAAACATTCCAACTTTCTGCACAATTCTGTCATGCCATAAAGCTTTATATTCGAGCATGGTAATGAACTTCGACCAACTAGCGTCTGAAATACTCAGTGCTAACTTGTGGTTCTTCACCATATTGGCAACTCGTAAATCCTCAATGCAGATAATACTGTAATATTTGATTAGACGAGTTGATAGTTTGTGCAGAAAGTCATCTCTGAGATTGGTAATTCGTGAGTATGTACGAGCCAGCTTGATTTTCGCTTTGACTCTATTACTACTGCCTTTTACAGTGCGAGATAGTTTCTTATGGTATGAGCGTAACTTCCTTTTTTGAATTCTGTAATATTTTGGGTTATCTACAACTTCACCATCGCTAGTAACGAGATAGGACTTTATTCCCAAATCCAACCCGATATTCTGTGTTACTTGGGGATATTTCTCTATCTCGGTTTCACACAAAATACTGGCAATATATTTACCAGAAGAAGTGCGAGTTATAGTAACGTTGATAAGCTTCCCCGTAATGTCTTGCGACTTATGAAACTTTACCCATCCACACTTTGGAAGCTTTAAACGATTATCTATTACCTGAATATTACCGTTGGTAAGGTTGGTTTTGTAAGACTGCTTACAACCATGCTTCTTTTTGAACTTGGGGAAGCCGACACCTTTTTTATTTTTAGACTTCTTCAAGCCAGCAAAAAAGTTTTTGTATGCTGTCTCTAAATTCTTGAGTGAGTTTTGCAGAGCAAATTTATCTACAACATTCAACCACTCAATCTCCTTTTTGAGTAGAGTTAGTTGCTGGCTGCAAGTATTATAGTTTAAAGTCTTCTGCTCCGTGGCATATAACTCCTGTCTTAGTGCCAAAAAGCGGTTATACACATATCTGGCACAACCAATTGTCTTGTTGATTAAGACTTCTTGATTATGCGTGGGTATGAGAGTAACTTTAAATGCTTTTTGGATGGATGACAATTTCTTGAATTTGCTGAATATCATTCAATTTTAACTAATATAGACCGCCTAACTCATGACTGGAAGTCACGAGTGTGCGGCTTGGAGACATCAATTTTCAGATTTAATCTGCATACCCACTTTAACTGGGTCTAAATCTTGGGGAAAATTGGTGCTGCGATCGTAGTCTGCTTTTTCCAGGTTCGCTCCTTTGAGATCAGCTTGGCGGAGATTCGCTGACATCAACAATGCTCCCCTTAGATCGGCATCCTTCAGATTAGCTTGACTAAGATCCGCGAAGCTCAAGTCAGTTCCTCTGAGATTAGCGCCACTCAGATTAGCTTCACTCAAGTCAGCATAACTGAGGTCAGATCCTTTCAAGTTAATGCCTTGCAAATCAGCATTACCTAGTTCTGCTTTACTAAAGTCCCGTTTTCCTGCTGCATAACTTTCCACAAGAATAGCGGCACTATTTATAGGCTGTTGAGAATTGACTTCAGGCATATAACAGCTTCACAGGTTATGTCGTTATAACTAAGGATAAAAATTTTCCCACTCCATCCTTTTTAAATGTAATACATTAGTTCCTTTTGCTGTCGCATTGATCTTCGTTCGCAAAGGTCTTGGAGTGTATATTTTTCTAAAACGGAGTTAGCGGCCTGACGTGCTTCCTGCCAGACTTCCTGAATTAGTTCACCTTCTACCGTGTTGGGAGTCGGCTCACAATCAGAGACAACAATATCTGACCCTTCCATGCAGCTAAAAGCATCGAATACTGTAATCTTCTGGGGATCTCGCGCCAGAACATAGCCACCTTTGGCTCCGCGTATACTCTTAATTAAACCTCCACGTCTTAATGTTGCCAGGAGTTGTTCCAAATAGCGGTTCGGGATGTCTTGCAACGCCGCTATTTCTCGAATTTGCAGGGCTTCACCTTTAGGGTAGCAGGTTGCCAACTCTAACAGGGCGAGAAGCGCGTATTCTGATTTATTAGATATCACCACAGGCGTAATATTTTTAACTCACACCTAAAGATACAAAGTCTTTGATTCTGTTTCCTGAAGCTACTGCTAAAGAAAACTTTACAATCAACCTATTGTTGACCGGCTAACTCTACTTTAAAGACCTTTAAGCATAGCAGCAATTATTTTTATTTGTTAATTCCATAAATAAAAGTGATTGCTTATTGTACAGTCTTCCTAAATAGAAAGTGGCTTCAACGCCTAGTGTGTCTAGCCTTCAACCCAATGCCGCTATAGATGCAAA encodes:
- a CDS encoding aspartate aminotransferase family protein, coding for MSLQTLVDQATIPPDSGSASSPFDTDSFNEAVMSTYGRFPLALERGAGCRVWDTQGQEYLDFVAGIATCTLGHAHPVMVEAVTRQIQKLHHVSNLYYIPEQGELAKWLVDHSCADRVFFCNSGAEANEAAIKLARKYAHTVLEIEKPIILTANASFHGRTLATITATGQPKYQKYFDPLVPGFHYVNYNDINAVEVAISELDEGDYRVAAILIEPLQGEGGVRPGDVAYFKKLRQICDETGILLIFDEVQVGMGRSGKLWAYEHLGVEPDIFTSAKGLGGGIPIGAMMSKKFCDVFQPGEHASTFGGNPFVCGVALSVCQTLERENILQNVQDRGEQLRSGLRAIATKYPQHISEVRGWGLINGLELRADIQLTAGDIVNAAIKEGVLLVPAGPKVVRFVPPLIVTEAEVNTALEAVEKAIATLT
- a CDS encoding DUF4129 domain-containing protein, producing MPTDTFEKTSWSWQLSQFQQQAGEWWEYQFYRFGQALPELPTGWSISPWLGELLKFLFWLVLGLFVAWVGWRLWREFSPYVYSWLNRTGNLTDFRVKTRSNESSIALLLERSQQFYRQGNYREACRCVYLAMLQQLDQNAIAPQKLSRTDGEYLQLLRSSVTPIQPYETLITTHEQLCFGNAEILPDNYEQCRQAYREISPE
- a CDS encoding DUF2243 domain-containing protein produces the protein MEAKSENLNRRAPLITAGIFLGVGIGGFIDGILLHQILQWHHMLSHIRPLTNMANIDLNMVWDGLFHTFNWVFTVVGVVLLWRAGGRDDVPWSSQTFIGSILIGTGLFDLVEGLIDHQILGIHHVKSGPNELAWDLGFLALGALLVVIGWIMIKKSRVISH
- the tnpB gene encoding IS200/IS605 family element RNA-guided endonuclease TnpB, whose translation is MSSIQKAFKVTLIPTHNQEVLINKTIGCARYVYNRFLALRQELYATEQKTLNYNTCSQQLTLLKKEIEWLNVVDKFALQNSLKNLETAYKNFFAGLKKSKNKKGVGFPKFKKKHGCKQSYKTNLTNGNIQVIDNRLKLPKCGWVKFHKSQDITGKLINVTITRTSSGKYIASILCETEIEKYPQVTQNIGLDLGIKSYLVTSDGEVVDNPKYYRIQKRKLRSYHKKLSRTVKGSSNRVKAKIKLARTYSRITNLRDDFLHKLSTRLIKYYSIICIEDLRVANMVKNHKLALSISDASWSKFITMLEYKALWHDRIVQKVGMFYPSSQTCNCCGFINPLVNNLNLREWSCPSCNSYNLRDKNAALNILSEGLRLLTAVGTPEVIKSACGELVSPGAIQAEIVEAGITRLQVV
- a CDS encoding pentapeptide repeat-containing protein, encoding MPEVNSQQPINSAAILVESYAAGKRDFSKAELGNADLQGINLKGSDLSYADLSEANLSGANLRGTDLSFADLSQANLKDADLRGALLMSANLRQADLKGANLEKADYDRSTNFPQDLDPVKVGMQIKSEN
- a CDS encoding RrF2 family transcriptional regulator: MVISNKSEYALLALLELATCYPKGEALQIREIAALQDIPNRYLEQLLATLRRGGLIKSIRGAKGGYVLARDPQKITVFDAFSCMEGSDIVVSDCEPTPNTVEGELIQEVWQEARQAANSVLEKYTLQDLCERRSMRQQKELMYYI